From a region of the Phragmites australis chromosome 21, lpPhrAust1.1, whole genome shotgun sequence genome:
- the LOC133902990 gene encoding vacuolar-sorting protein BRO1-like, with amino-acid sequence MASASNVMLAIHEKKTTATDLYRPLRLYIASAYSEREAAAADDDLCAVRDLRAAIEQPSLPDASSLEQRRDALLAYARALALVEPRFPISPDRAHVHSLTFTWHDAFKGNKKCALASVHLEKAAVLFNLGAVYSQIALSGDRSTDVGIRTACGAFQSAAGTFAWLKESGVAAKAVAAGATTVDVTPECAGMLEKLMLAQAQECFFEKVIAGGKPPALCSKVARQVGIFYEEAYAPLCAPPLSQHFDKTWVSHVQLKAAQFYADACYRYSLDLHEKEQIAEEIARLKIGMGALADAKKAARGVAAQLLDSVNKLEGNMKTNLERAMKENERVYLMRVPAAGSLGALPAAPLAKPISLAEALDASKERLFSSLVPDGSMKALSKYTEMVDDIIRTQAEKLQQASEITRVRLKEMDLPDSILSLEGNITLPFDLKEDIEAVQISGGPAGLEAELQQLRDLRRVNQELLVQTEELLQKEANEDAQFRTQFGSRWTRPQSSTLTKNIQDRLNLFAANLKKASDSDSLIERGVKENYPLMSILDKRPIESALPSISRPIMSLDGNEDAIVGALKQSLRQLESLGAQRAGLEDMLKEMKRKDDILPKLMAGVGSHDDLFKKEIAKYDPICAEIADNIVAQEQLLLQIQAQNEQFATVFNLEDYKAARERCYKQIAAAVAKYREIKKNINEGLNFYVTLQEAIGKIKQQCSDFIMTRNIQCREMIEDVQRKLAGFNFSSSSHNSMQRNSSVPPDQSSPSPPPRAPHAQPPYAATPGGDSRPGYSQPEPRPAYTQPYPPSYGAPPQQPPYGAPHPGQYHQQPPQQPPPGHDYGQPAYPGWRGPYYNAHQPQPQQPGPYPHPPYNAPGPYPPHQSYYRPQ; translated from the exons ATGGCGTCGGCGTCCAACGTGATGCTCGCGATCCACGAGAAGAAGACGACCGCCACCGACCTCTACCGCCCGCTCCGCCTCTACATCGCCTCCGCCTACTCGGAGCGCGAGGCCGCAGCGGCCGACGACGACCTCTGCGCGGTGCGCGACCTCCGCGCTGCGATCGAGCAGCCCTCCCTGCCCGACGCCTCCTCCCTCGAGCAGCGCCGCGACGCGCTCCTCGCCTACGCGCGCGCGCTGGCGCTCGTGGAGCCCCGCTTCCCCATCTCCCCCGACCGCGCGCACGTCCACTCCCTCACCTTCACCTGGCACGACGCCTTCAAGGGGAACAAGAAGTGCGCCCTGGCCTCCGTCCACCTCGAGAAGGCCGCCGTGCTCTTCAACCTTGGCGCCGTCTACTCCCAGATCGCGCTCTCCGGGGACCGCTCCACCGACGTCGGGATCAGGACGGCGTGCGGCGCGTTCCAGAGCGCGGCGGGGACGTTCGCATGGCTCAAGGAGAGCGGGGTCGCGGCCAAGGCCGTCGCCGCGGGGGCCACCACCGTGGACGTCACGCCCGAGTGTGCAGGCATGTTGGAGAAGCTCATGCTGGCGCAGGCGCAGGAGTGCTTCTTCGAGAAGGTCATAGCTGGAGGGAAGCCCCCCGCGCTGTGCTCGAAGGTGGCGCGGCAG GTGGGCATATTCTACGAGGAAGCTTATGCACCTCTCTGCGCACCTCCTCTTAGTCAGCACTTCGATAAGACATGGGTGTCTCATGTCCAGCTGAAGGCAGCTCAATTCTACGCTGATGCTTGCTATAGGTATTCGTTGGATCTTCATGAGAAAGAACAAATTGCTGAGGAAATTGCACGCTTAAAGATTGGAATGGGCGCCTTGGCAGATGCCAAGAAGGCTGCAAGGGGAGTTGCTGCCCAGCTTCTGGATTCTGTCAACAAGCTGGAGGGTAACATGAAAACCAACTTGGAGAGGGCTATGAAGGAGAATGAGCGTGTTTACCTGATGCGGGTTCCAGCTGCTGGTTCCTTGGGAGCCCTCCCTGCAGCACCCCTTGCAAAGCCTATTTCTCTGGCTGAAGCTTTAGATGCTAGCAAGGAAAGGCTTTTTTCATCACTTGTACCCGATGGCAGCATGAAAGCACTCTCTAAGTACACTGAAATGGTAGACGATATTATCCGGACCCAGGCGGAGAAACTGCAGCAAGCTAGTGAGATCACTAGAGTCAGGCTGAAGGAAATGGACTTACCAGATTCTATTCTTTCATTGGAAGGTAATATCACCTTACCCTTTGATCTGAAGGAAGACATAGAGGCTGTGCAGATAAGCGGTGGCCCTGCTGGCTTGGAAGCTGAGTTGCAGCAGCTTAGGGATTTGAGGAGGGTCAATCAGGAACTACTTGTTCAGACTGAAGAGCTTCTACAGAAGGAGGCGAATGAAGACGCTCAATTTCGTACGCAATTTGGGAGTCGTTGGACTAGACCTCAATCAAGCACcctaacaaaaaatattcaggATCGATTGAATCTATTTGCTGCTAATCTTAAGAAAGCTTCTGATAGTGATTCTCTGATCGAACGAGGTGTGAAGGAGAACTATCCCTTGATGTCTATTCTTGACAAAAGACCG ATAGAGTCTGCACTTCCAAGCATTTCGAGGCCAATCATGTCCTTGGATGGGAATGAAGATGCTATTGTTGGAGCCCTGAAACAAAGCTTG AGGCAACTGGAATCTCTAGGAGCACAAAGGGCAGGTCTTGAAGACATGCTCAAAGAAATGAAGAGAAAG GATGATATACTGCCTAAGTTGATGGCTGGTGTTGGATCACATGATGATCTTTTTAAGAAGGAGATTGCAAAGTATGATCCTATATGTGCTGAAATTGCAGATAACATTGTGGCACAGGAACAATTATTGCTACAAATACAG GCACAAAATGAGCAATTCGCTACTGTATTCAATCTAGAGGATTACAAAG CTGCTCGCGAGAGATGTTACAAGCaaattgctgctgctgttgctaaATACCGGGAAATTAAGAAGAACATCAATGAGGGCCTAAATTTTTATGTGACTTTACAG GAAGCAATAGGCAAAATAAAACAGCAGTGTAGTGACTTTATAATGACCCGAAACATTCAATGCCGGGAAATGATCGAAGATGTGCAGAGGAAGCTAGCGGGTTTCAACTTCTCATCCTCCAGCCACAACTCTATGCAGAGGAACTCTTCTGTACCACCTGATCAGAGCAGTCCATCACCACCGCCGCGTGCTCCTCACGCTCAGCCCCCCTATGCTGCTACACCTGGGGGAGACTCAAGGCCTGGATACTCTCAACCGGAGCCAAGACCTGCATACACACAGCCATACCCCCCATCCTATGGCGCGCCACCGCAACAGCCTCCGTATGGCGCACCGCACCCCGGTCAGTACCACCAgcagccgccgcagcagccACCACCCGGTCATGACTATGGACAACCAGCATATCCTGGATGGCGCGGGCCGTACTACAATGCGCATCAACCGCAGCCGCAGCAACCGGGGCCATATCCTCATCCACCGTACAATGCCCCGGGGCCTTACCCTCCCCACCAGAGCTACTACAGGCCTCAATGA
- the LOC133902991 gene encoding protein Rf1, mitochondrial-like produces the protein MAVPRRLSATAAATDVSRRVRIGLRPCSEVERVIGERYRSGSLGPEDALRLFDELLPLARPGSVYAINQLLTAVARARADSSVRGGPALAISLFNRMARAGANKVAPDIYTYSIVIGCCCRVGRLDLGFAAVGRIIKTGWRMGAITFTHLLRALCAEERTSDAMDIVLRQMRELGCTPDVFSYNILLKGLCDEKKSQEALELLHMMTADRGSCRSDVVSYNTVIDGLFKEGEAEKARSLFHEMQDHGISPDVVTYNSVIDGLCKARVMDRAEEVLQQMLDKGVVPNCTTYNSLIHGYCSSGQWKEAVRILEEMSKDCDGPDVVTCNLLMDYLCKNGRCTEARKIFYYMVQRGPKPNVTTCCVLLHWYATKGDFVDMHDILNLMIRDGIALDHGAFNILICAYAKRQMVDKAMLIFTTMRQQGINPNVVTYATVIDGLCKVGRVDDALLQFDQMINEGLTPNIVVFTTLIHGLCTCGKWEKAEEFTFEMINRGIHPDNVFFTTVIGSLCKEGRVMEAQNFFDLMTCVGAKPDVVSYTTLIDGYCLEGKVDEAAKLLAGMATIDLKPDDVTYNTLLNGYCKNGRTEDGLALFREMLSKGVKPGSITYSILLQALFQTGRTVAAKELYLEMVNSGTCVYITTYNIILHGLCKNNCVADALRMFQSLCSMDLQLHISTFNIMIDALFNVGRKDDAMNLFDAISNNGLVPDVVTYNIIMEKLIEEGLLEESDKMFLDMENSGCAPNSRMLNATVRRLLFRGDLSRAGAYLSRIVEKDFSLEASTVSMLISLSPKAKCQELVRSLPEKYRFPMKGSNG, from the coding sequence ATGGCCGTGCCCCGTCGGCTCTCCGCCACCGCGGCCGCGACGGACGTGTCGCGCCGGGTGCGCATCGGCCTTCGGCCCTGCTCGGAGGTGGAGCGGGTCATTGGGGAGCGCTACCGCTCGGGAAGCCTCGGCCCTGAGGACGCGCTCCGCCTGTTCGACGAATTGCTCCCGCTAGCCAGGCCCGGCTCCGTTTACGCCATCAACCAGCTCCTCACTGCCGTCGCTCGTGCGCGGGCGGACTCATCCGTGCGCGGCGGCCCTGCGCTAGCCATCTCCCTCTTCAATCGCATGGCCCGAGCTGGCGCCAACAAGGTGGCCCCCGACATATACACCTACAGCATCGTCATCGGCTGCTGCTGCCGCGTGGGCCGCCTTGACCTCGGCTTCGCCGCCGTCGGCCGCATTATTAAGACGGGATGGAGGATGGGTGCCATCACCTTCACGCACCTGCTCAGGGCCCTATGTGCCGAGGAGAGGACTAGCGATGCAATGGATATAGTGCTCCGACAAATGCGGGAGCTCGGCTGCACACCCGACGTCTTCTCTTACAACATTCTTCTCAAGGGGCTCTGCGACGAGAAGAAGAGTCAAGAGGCTCTCGAGCTGCTCCACATGATGACTGCTGACAGAGGGAGCTGCCGGTCAGACGTGGTTTCGTACAACACCGTCATTGATGGCTTGTTTAAAGAGGGCGAGGCAGAAAAGGCTCGTAGCCTATTTCATGAAATGCAGGATCATGGTATTTCCCCCGATGTTGTGACATACAACTCAGTTATTGATGGCCTATGCAAGGCTCGAGTAATGGATAGAGCTGAGGAGGTCCTACAACAGATGTTGGATAAAGGTGTTGTGCCGAACTGCACCACATATAACAGTCTGATCCACGGGTATTGCTCTTCAGGACAGTGGAAAGAGGCGGTTAGAATTCTTGAAGAAATGTCCAAAGATTGTGATGGACCAGATGTTGTTACTTGTAATTTGCTGATGGACTATCTTTGCAAGAATGGAAGATGCACAGAAGCAAGGAAGATTTTTTATTATATGGTCCAGAGGGGTCCAAAACCTAATGTTACCACCTGTTGCGTTCTGCTTCACTGGTACGCAACCAAAGGAGATTTTGTTGATATGCATGATATCCTGAATTTGATGATACGTGACGGTATTGCCCTTGATCATGGTGCCTTCAACATACTGATATGTGCATATGCTAAACGCCAAATGGTTGATAAGGCAATGCTTATATTTACAACAATGCGGCAGCAAGGAATTAACCCGAATGTAGTCACCTACGCCACAGTAATAGACGGGCTTTGCAAGGTAGGCAGAGTGGATGATGCTCTGTTGCAATTCGATCAGATGATTAATGAAGGATTGACTCCTAATATCGTTGTGTTTACCACCCTTATTCATGGTCTGTGTACCTGTGGCAAATGGGAGAAGGCTGAAGAGTTCACTTTTGAAATGATTAATAGAGGCATCCATCCCGACAATGTATTCTTCACCACAGTCATAGGCAGCCTATGCAAAGAAGGAAGGGTTATGGAAGCCCAGAATTTCTTTGACCTGATGACATGTGTAGGTGCAAAGCCCGATGTTGTTTCGTATACTACACTGATAGATGGATATTGCTTAGAAGGAAAGGTGGATGAAGCGGCGAAGCTACTTGCTGGTATGGCCACCATTGACTTGAAACCTGACGATGTTACCTATAATACTTTGCTTAATGGCTACTGTAAGAACGGAAGGACAGAGGATGGGTTAGCTCTTTTCAGAGAAATGTTGAGCAAGGGTGTTAAGCCAGGATCTATTACGTATAGCATACTTCTGCAAGCATTATTTCAGACTGGAAGAACTGTTGCTGCAAAGGAACTCTATCTGGAGATGGTTAACAGTGGAACTTGCGTGTATATTACTACCTATAACATAATTCTCCATGGACTCTGTAAAAATAACTGTGTTGCTGATGCGCTTAGAATGTTCCAGAGCCTATGTTCTATGGATCTTCAACTTCATATTAGTACTTTCAATATTATGATTGATGCATTGTTCAATGTTGGCAGAAAGGACGATGCCATGAATTTGTTTGATGCTATCTCAAACAATGGTTTAGTACCGGACGTGGTGACCTACAACATAATAATGGAAAAACTCATAGAAGAAGGGTTGCTGGAAGAGTCAGACAAGATGTTTTTAGACATGGAGAATAGTGGCTGTGCTCCAAACTCACGTATGCTTAATGCTACAGTTAGGAGATTATTGTTTAGGGGTGACCTAAGCAGAGCTGGGGCTTACCTCTCCAGAATTGTTGAAAAGGACTTCTCACTTGAAGCTTCCACTGTTTCAATGCTAATATCGCTTTCCCCCAAGGCAAAATGTCAGGAACTTGTGAGGTCGCTCCCTGAAAAATATCGTTTTCCTATGAAAGGCAGCAATGGATGA
- the LOC133903021 gene encoding KH domain-containing protein At4g18375-like isoform X1 gives MDYGNSRSNSKKRTHFNSDDGKRKRLNSRHDDTSVSSEPIETIYRILCSVKKIGSVLGRGGDIVKALREETKAKIRVADSIPGADERVIIIFNYQNQSERADEAAENISNDGLENMKPHCSAQDALLKIHDKIVVDEVVHDGAHEKSEIVDDVTARILVPGNQVGCLLGKGGSIIQQLRSDTGAGIRVLPSENLPQCAIESDELVQISGAPSLVRKALYEISTRLHQHPRKENPPLEEIIDASTQRKRESPPPLQHGNPMLPHLRVDDPPPVPLLDSYRHGPLRYPVAEAEEFSVRILCASELIGLVIGKNGANVRQVEQQTGARIKVQEVDKDASGERLIIISSKEIPADPISPTIEALILLHNKVSAPSEKHHLSTRLVVQSSKVGCILGEGGKVITEMRRRTGAEIRVYSKADKPKYLSFDDELVQVAGPPAIARGALTEIASRLRTRTLRDASSANNPPPVAPFDGPPVDILPSREFTLYGRPANYPPYGRPAPAIDPPYGRPTNDPLYGRPAIDPPYGRPANDPPYGRPANDPPHGRPYSNIPYGRLNESAHRDPSHAYPVDFFSKREYPSGSPLFVSNVPSSAYQRYAAPARLPSRELPSSFSPGADYISHRSYRDHVPTDSYSSRGTQQLGVTRDGNSNAYEYTEAAGQMHGREDYRGLAATGRFSSTIELRIPNNSMESIIGVGGVNLAEIRQISGARLRLLEAHAGSSESVVEIRGTLDQAKAAQSLLQGFISANSRGTQQPSQSQSSRMPHYPSWV, from the exons ATGGATTATGGTAATTCTAGAAGTAATTCCAAAAAGAGGACACATTTCAATTCTGATGATGGAAAGAGGAAACGGTTAAACTCCAGGCATGATGACACATCTGTGTCCTCTGAGCCAATTGAAACCATTTACAGGATATTGTGCTCAGTAAAAAAGATAGGCAGTGTCTTAGGGAGAGGTGGTGACATTGTTAAGGCCCTTAGAGAGGAAACTAAAGCAAAGATAAGGGTTGCTGATTCCATTCCTGGTGCAGACGAGAGAGTAATTATCATCTTCAACTACCAAAATCAATCTGAACGAGCTGACGAAGCAGCTGAAAATATTTCTAATGATGGCTTAGAGAACATGAAGCCTCATTGTTCTGCCCAAGATGCCTTGTTGAAGATACATGATAAGATTGTTGTGGACGAAGTTGTTCATGACGGAGCCCACGAAAAGTCTGAAATTGTTGATGATGTGACTGCTCGAATTTTGGTTCCAGGCAATCAAGTTGGCTGCCTGCTAGGAAAAGGTGGCTCTATTATACAACAACTGCGGAGTGATACTGGTGCAGGGATCCGTGTCTTGCCATCCGAAAACCTTCCCCAGTGTGCAATTGAAAGTGATGAACTGGTGCAG ATATCCGGAGCACCTTCTCTTGTAAGAAAAGCTCTCTATGAAATATCTACTCGTCTCCATCAACATCCTCGTAAAGAAAATCCACCTCTTGAAGAAATAATAGATGCAAGCACACAAAGGAAACGCGAGTCTCCACCACCATTACAACATGGGAATCCAATGTTGCCACACCTGCGTGTTGATGATCCACCACCTGTACCCTTGCTTGATTCATATAGACATGGACCATTGCGATATCCTGTTGCTGAAGCTGAAGAGTTTTCTGTCAGAATTCTGTGTGCTTCTGAGCTCATTGGTTTAGTTATTGGGAAAAACGGGGCCAATGTTCGGCAGGTAGAACAGCAGACTGGTGCTCGCATTAAGGTTCAAGAAGTTGACAAAGATGCTTCTGGAGAAAGGCTGATTATTATTTCATCTAAGGAG ATACCAGCTGATCCAATATCCCCAACAATTGAGGCACTTATTTTGCTCCATAATAAAGTAAGTGCACCTTCTGAGAAACACCATTTGAGTACAAGGCTTGTTGTACAATCAAGCAAAGTTGGCTGTATTCTTGGGGAAGGTGGGAAGGTAATTACTGAAATGAGAAGGCGAACTGGGGCTGAAATTCGAGTTTACTCGAAGGCAGATAAACCAAAGTACTTGTCTTTTGATGACGAGCTTGTGCAG GTTGCTGGGCCTCCAGCTATCGCAAGAGGAGCCCTCACAGAGATTGCTTCGAGACTTAGAACTAGGACTTTGAGAGATGCAAGTTCTGCCAATAATCCTCCACCTGTTGCCCCTTTTGATGGTCCTCCTGTTGATATATTGCCTAGCAGGGAATTCACATTATATGGAAGACCTGCCAATTATCCACCATATGGAAGGCCCGCACCTGCCATTGATCCACCATATGGAAGACCTACCAATGATCCACTGTATGGAAGGCCTGCCATTGATCCACCATATGGAAGGCCTGCCAACGATCCACCTTACGGAAGGCCTGCCAACGATCCACCACACGGAAGACCTTATAGTAATATACCATATGGAAGACTAAACGAAAGTGCACATCGTGATCCTTCCCATGCATATCCTGTAGATTTCTTTTCTAAAAGAGAATATCCTAGTGGAAGCCCTCTGTTTGTTAGTAATGTCCCATCATCTGCTTATCAGAGATATGCAGCACCTGCTCGCTTGCCTAGTAGAGAACTTCCCTCGTCTTTTAGTCCTGGTGCGGATTATATATCCCATCGTTCTTATCGTGACCATGTGCCTACTGATAGCTACTCTAGTAGGGGTACACAGCAATTAGGCGTCACAAGAGATGGAAATTCAAATGCTTATGAATATACTGAG GCTGCTGGACAGATGCATGGACGTGAGGACTATCGAGGACTTGCTGCCACTGG CAGGTTCTCAAGCACTATTGAACTGAGGATTCCAAATAATTCCATGGAATCTATTATTGGAGTTGGTGGGGTCAATCTAGCGGAGATCCGTCAG ATTTCTGGTGCAAGACTGAGGTTACTTGAAGCTCATGCTGGTTCTTCCGAGTCTGTAGTGGAGATCCGGGGCACGCTGGACCAAGCGAAAGCTGCGCAGAGCCTTCTGCAAGGCTTCATTAGCGCTAACAGCCGAGGCACGCAGCAGCCATCCCAATCCCAGTCTTCTCGCATGCCACATTACCCAAGCTGGGTCTAG
- the LOC133903021 gene encoding KH domain-containing protein At4g18375-like isoform X2 has translation MDYGNSRSNSKKRTHFNSDDGKRKRLNSRHDDTSVSSEPIETIYRILCSVKKIGSVLGRGGDIVKALREETKAKIRVADSIPGADERVIIIFNYQNQSERADEAAENISNDGLENMKPHCSAQDALLKIHDKIVVDEVVHDGAHEKSEIVDDVTARILVPGNQVGCLLGKGGSIIQQLRSDTGAGIRVLPSENLPQCAIESDELVQISGAPSLVRKALYEISTRLHQHPRKENPPLEEIIDASTQRKRESPPPLQHGNPMLPHLRVDDPPPVPLLDSYRHGPLRYPVAEAEEFSVRILCASELIGLVIGKNGANVRQVEQQTGARIKVQEVDKDASGERLIIISSKEIPADPISPTIEALILLHNKVSAPSEKHHLSTRLVVQSSKVGCILGEGGKVITEMRRRTGAEIRVYSKADKPKYLSFDDELVQVAGPPAIARGALTEIASRLRTRTLRDASSANNPPPVAPFDGPPVDILPSREFTLYGRPANYPPYGRPAPAIDPPYGRPTNDPLYGRPAIDPPYGRPANDPPYGRPANDPPHGRPYSNIPYGRLNESAHRDPSHAYPVDFFSKREYPSGSPLFVSNVPSSAYQRYAAPARLPSRELPSSFSPGADYISHRSYRDHVPTDSYSSRGTQQLGVTRDGNSNAYEYTEAAGQMHGREDYRGLAATGFSSTIELRIPNNSMESIIGVGGVNLAEIRQISGARLRLLEAHAGSSESVVEIRGTLDQAKAAQSLLQGFISANSRGTQQPSQSQSSRMPHYPSWV, from the exons ATGGATTATGGTAATTCTAGAAGTAATTCCAAAAAGAGGACACATTTCAATTCTGATGATGGAAAGAGGAAACGGTTAAACTCCAGGCATGATGACACATCTGTGTCCTCTGAGCCAATTGAAACCATTTACAGGATATTGTGCTCAGTAAAAAAGATAGGCAGTGTCTTAGGGAGAGGTGGTGACATTGTTAAGGCCCTTAGAGAGGAAACTAAAGCAAAGATAAGGGTTGCTGATTCCATTCCTGGTGCAGACGAGAGAGTAATTATCATCTTCAACTACCAAAATCAATCTGAACGAGCTGACGAAGCAGCTGAAAATATTTCTAATGATGGCTTAGAGAACATGAAGCCTCATTGTTCTGCCCAAGATGCCTTGTTGAAGATACATGATAAGATTGTTGTGGACGAAGTTGTTCATGACGGAGCCCACGAAAAGTCTGAAATTGTTGATGATGTGACTGCTCGAATTTTGGTTCCAGGCAATCAAGTTGGCTGCCTGCTAGGAAAAGGTGGCTCTATTATACAACAACTGCGGAGTGATACTGGTGCAGGGATCCGTGTCTTGCCATCCGAAAACCTTCCCCAGTGTGCAATTGAAAGTGATGAACTGGTGCAG ATATCCGGAGCACCTTCTCTTGTAAGAAAAGCTCTCTATGAAATATCTACTCGTCTCCATCAACATCCTCGTAAAGAAAATCCACCTCTTGAAGAAATAATAGATGCAAGCACACAAAGGAAACGCGAGTCTCCACCACCATTACAACATGGGAATCCAATGTTGCCACACCTGCGTGTTGATGATCCACCACCTGTACCCTTGCTTGATTCATATAGACATGGACCATTGCGATATCCTGTTGCTGAAGCTGAAGAGTTTTCTGTCAGAATTCTGTGTGCTTCTGAGCTCATTGGTTTAGTTATTGGGAAAAACGGGGCCAATGTTCGGCAGGTAGAACAGCAGACTGGTGCTCGCATTAAGGTTCAAGAAGTTGACAAAGATGCTTCTGGAGAAAGGCTGATTATTATTTCATCTAAGGAG ATACCAGCTGATCCAATATCCCCAACAATTGAGGCACTTATTTTGCTCCATAATAAAGTAAGTGCACCTTCTGAGAAACACCATTTGAGTACAAGGCTTGTTGTACAATCAAGCAAAGTTGGCTGTATTCTTGGGGAAGGTGGGAAGGTAATTACTGAAATGAGAAGGCGAACTGGGGCTGAAATTCGAGTTTACTCGAAGGCAGATAAACCAAAGTACTTGTCTTTTGATGACGAGCTTGTGCAG GTTGCTGGGCCTCCAGCTATCGCAAGAGGAGCCCTCACAGAGATTGCTTCGAGACTTAGAACTAGGACTTTGAGAGATGCAAGTTCTGCCAATAATCCTCCACCTGTTGCCCCTTTTGATGGTCCTCCTGTTGATATATTGCCTAGCAGGGAATTCACATTATATGGAAGACCTGCCAATTATCCACCATATGGAAGGCCCGCACCTGCCATTGATCCACCATATGGAAGACCTACCAATGATCCACTGTATGGAAGGCCTGCCATTGATCCACCATATGGAAGGCCTGCCAACGATCCACCTTACGGAAGGCCTGCCAACGATCCACCACACGGAAGACCTTATAGTAATATACCATATGGAAGACTAAACGAAAGTGCACATCGTGATCCTTCCCATGCATATCCTGTAGATTTCTTTTCTAAAAGAGAATATCCTAGTGGAAGCCCTCTGTTTGTTAGTAATGTCCCATCATCTGCTTATCAGAGATATGCAGCACCTGCTCGCTTGCCTAGTAGAGAACTTCCCTCGTCTTTTAGTCCTGGTGCGGATTATATATCCCATCGTTCTTATCGTGACCATGTGCCTACTGATAGCTACTCTAGTAGGGGTACACAGCAATTAGGCGTCACAAGAGATGGAAATTCAAATGCTTATGAATATACTGAG GCTGCTGGACAGATGCATGGACGTGAGGACTATCGAGGACTTGCTGCCACTGG GTTCTCAAGCACTATTGAACTGAGGATTCCAAATAATTCCATGGAATCTATTATTGGAGTTGGTGGGGTCAATCTAGCGGAGATCCGTCAG ATTTCTGGTGCAAGACTGAGGTTACTTGAAGCTCATGCTGGTTCTTCCGAGTCTGTAGTGGAGATCCGGGGCACGCTGGACCAAGCGAAAGCTGCGCAGAGCCTTCTGCAAGGCTTCATTAGCGCTAACAGCCGAGGCACGCAGCAGCCATCCCAATCCCAGTCTTCTCGCATGCCACATTACCCAAGCTGGGTCTAG